One part of the Pecten maximus chromosome 9, xPecMax1.1, whole genome shotgun sequence genome encodes these proteins:
- the LOC117334469 gene encoding 60S ribosomal protein L4-A-like, which produces MAARPLISVYDNKGESTGVNVTLPAVFRAPIRPDIVTFVHSEMRKNSRQPYAVNKYAGHQTSAESWGTGRAVARIPRVRGGGTHRSGQGAFGNMCRGGRMFAPTKTWRRWHRRININQRRYALCSAIAATGIPALVMSKGHRIEETQEVPLVISDKVQEFKKTKEAVSLLKTLKAWNDIQKVYNSKRFRAGKGKMRNRRRIMRRGPLVIYKENNGIARAFRNIPGITLLNVSRLNLLKIAPGGHVGRFCIWTESAFRQLDDLYKFKLPNQKMVNTDLGKLLTSDAIQCAIRAPKRQMKRITRNRMKPKKFLPDNIPKSKKAKAAAKAKPKAAPAKGKPAAKGKGKK; this is translated from the exons ATG gCTGCAAGACCATTGATCAGCGTTTATGACAACAAGGGAGAGAGCACCGGTGTCAATGTTACTCTTCCAGCTGTGTTCAGGGCCCCAATCAGGCCAGACATTGTCACATTTGTGCACTCCGAGATGAGAAAGAACTCTAGGCAGCCATACGCTGTTAACAAATATGCTG GTCACCAAACATCTGCTGAGTCCTGGGGAACTGGCCGTGCCGTGGCTCGTATTCCCCGTGTACGTGGAGGTGGTACCCACAGATCTGGCCAGGGAGCCTTTGGTAACATGTGTCGTGGAGGACGTATGTTTGCCCCTACAAAGACCTGGCGAAGGTGGCACCGTAGAATCAACATCAACCAGAGGCGTTATGCCCTGTGTTCAGCCATTGCTGCTACAGGAATCCCAGCCTTGGTGATGTCCAAAG GCCACAGGATTGAGGAGACACAGGAAGTACCATTGGTCATCAGCGACAAAGTCCAGGAGTTTAAAAAGACAAAGGAGGCTGTCAGTCTGCTGAAAACACTCAAAGCATGGAATGACATCCAGAAG gtTTACAACTCTAAACGCTTCAGAGCAGGAAAGGGTAAGATGAGGAACAGGCGTCGTATTATGAGGAGAGGACCCCTCgttatttacaaagaaaataatggcATTGCCAGAGCCTTCAGAAATATTCCAG GAATAACCCTCTTAAATGTTTCACGTCTGAATCTTCTTAAAATTGCCCCTGGTGGCCATGTTGGACGTTTCTGTATTTGGACAGAAAGTGCATTCAGACAATTGGAtgatttatacaaatttaa ATTACCGAACCAGAAAATGGTTAATACTGACCTTGGAAAACTTTTAACATCAGATGCTATCCAGTGTGCTATTAGAGCTCCAAA ACGTCAAATGAAAAGGATCACCAGAAATAGA ATGAAGCCAAAAAAGTTTTTACCTGATAATATTCCCAAGAGTAAGAAGGCTAAAGCAGCTGCCAAAGCCAAACCCAAAGCTGCTCCTGCCAAGGGCAAGCCAGCAGCCAAGGGCAAGGGAAAgaagtag